The stretch of DNA TCGTGCAGCAGACGAGATAAAGGGCGccaaaataaataaatactACTACTACCTAACCAACTCGCCGTGCGCCCGTGCCTTGCAATCCATCCCTGCCCAACTAATTGTCTCGTtccttcctctcccccctccgctggcggcggcgaggcgaggcggctGACCACCGATCGGGCCCTCTCCGGCGACCGCCGCACCCCGGCTTCAGGTAACGTTCCCCTCCACGCCCGCCCCTTCCGCCAGGAGCCCTACCCTACCCACCTGCTGGGGCGGACCGGATGCATTTCGCGTTTTTGTTCTTCTTGCTTCCGTAGGGTTTTCGCTGCGATGGATCAGTGCCAAGTCTTTCGTTTCCTCCCGGGTCTTCTCTCCATTCCGTCTAGTCTGCTGCGAATCTGTTTCGTTTCGAGGAGCAGTTGCGTCCGGGATTGCTGCGGGGTTTCAGCTGCAGTGGAAGTGAGCCCCCACGCGGGCCGTGCCGAGTCCGCACCCCGCCTCCCTTTCCCCCCGATTTCTTCTTCTGCTTGGGGACGGATGGAAACTGACTAACTGAATCTGTTAGTCTTCTTGGATGGTAATTCACCAGGAAGTGGCTGTGGTGTAGTAGTTGACTTTTTGATGGAGTCCATGCTTGATTCATGTGTCGATCCGTGGGCTACATTTTCCCCAATCTGATTTCTGGCCTGGAACATCATTCTGAGAAGGGGGTAGACAATGTTTCCCTGCTTCACTAGAGGAAAAATAGTTACTacttttttataaaaaaaatcgCGTCTTGTGATTTCCTTACTTGATGGAATTGGGCTATGTCACCATCGTCAAAATAAATAAACGGATTACTTGGTACCCCCGGAGTTAGCTAGATTGTGCGGGAGGAGTCTGCGATGCTGCTGCATTGTTGGCACACACTTGTCTCCTTCTCTGTTCCATTATTTAGGCTACTGGTTTTGTTGATCTCAATGTGCCATTTGTTTGTCCTGCAGGAGCAATGGCTCTATCTTCGCCGATACGGATTTCTCTCATTGTTTCCTTCTTCGGGATTCTGGCGTTCGTGCTTGGTGTTATCGCGGAAAACAAAAAGGTCAGGCTTTTCCCCTGTTATGACTTATGAGCACTGATTGTTGTgcttttttttccttccttgTGAAGGATGATGAATTCAGCACAACACCAACCATTATCGTTATTATGAATTTCCTCTAAACATGCTTGTAAATTTTATATTGTCTTTGTTGCAGCCCGCTGCTGGGACTCCTATCCCAGGAAAGGATGTCGTCATCTGCAAGTTTCCAAGTGATCCGACTCTTGCAATGGGAAGCCTGTCCCTTGTGGCGCTTGTGGTAGCTGCCATTGTAGGGCATGTTGCTATCTTTTTTCCGTACTCGGGCAAGTCGGTTCCTCATGGAGCACTCTTTCAAAGCACCAGCTTGACTGTGTTCTTCATTGTTGCTGAGTGAGTGCCCTTTCAGCTATATAACTACAAATCTCATGTGGTCCGGAAACAATATGCCTTCTGTGTTTATATTACTTATTTTATGTGGCTCGCTTGTTGGGTCCTCCTGCCATTTGGTGATATTGAACTGCAAACTGATCCATCCAAGGTTTGCATTCCAGAATTGTCTTCCCTGACCCTGAAGTCATTTTATTGTGTTCTGATTGGTATAATAATTCTAATCAATGCTAAAAGTGTAGAATTGCCCATCTAGAAGGTAATTCAACTAAATATTGCATCATGCAATCTTCTGCACTGATGATTCGGATTTTCAGCATGCAGGCTATTAACGTTTTATTTCCATTACCACCATTGTATGACTTGAACTGTGCATCATGCTGTTTCCTGCACTTAAATCTATTTCGAGTAACGAATGTGCGCGTTGTTGATTCTGTTTGCTTTATGTGAAATCAGGCTTGTCTCAGCCCTGGCTATTGCAATGTTGCTCTGGGCAACTGTGACCGAGGGCCTTCACCGCAGCAATACCATCCATCACGACATGAATTACCAGTGCCCTACTGCAAAGACCGGACTGTTTGGTGGTGCCGCTTTCCTTGCCCTAGACGCTGCTCTCTTCTGGCTTGTTTGCCAGATGCTGGCCCTCAATGCAAGGGCTGACTACCTGGATGAGGATGACAACAAGGGCGAATATGGCCAGGTTTACGCTGCTGAAGTTGATGCCTCGAAGGTCTGAGCCCATGTGGTCATCGCTCATCAGGGTTTTATGATTAGCGCCACTTAACTATAGTACGCCATCAACAAAGTCGCTTTTAGCTCCCTTAAATCTGTATATAGTGTTATGCTGGTTGCAAAGTCATAAGTAAGGCTGTTACTTATTCTACATTTTCAGATTTCAGTGTGAACAATAAACTGCATTCTCAATGCAATTGGTTTGCTACTTCCCTAAGTGAATCTAACCTTGTGCTATACTGCTCTGTTTTATGCTGTGACTGTAACCCAAATATCAGAATTCCTTTATCTGAGGGGGCACTATGCTGGAGAGGCTGAATTTCAGAATATTCTAGATATACTGCATGCATAGGGAATAAATTCATTTGACACCTCAGGTCAGAAGCATTAGCTACAAGGATGAAATATAATGATAAAAATTCATATTGTTGTAATGTATTAAGCTGGAGCATACTATTGTTTGAGTTACACTGTAAATTGTAGCTCATTGCCCATCATGTTCAGAATGTACTCTATGTGCTAGCTTAACAAGCAACAGACattacaaggacaggattccTATGTTTTCGCCCTGCAGTCTTCGATTGGCAACCACCCAAAACCTTTTGGTTCAGAACCAAGGTGATGGAACTTCCAGATCAGGATCAGGCACCAATGTCATGTCCTGATCGCATCTGTCATTCTATACTGAGGTCACATACTCACAGCTGTCAGCTGAACTGCTTCCAAGTCACCTAAGTAGTGGAGGCTACCACTAGTGCAGCATGGGTGTTATGCGAATTGCAGATGTCTTCAAGGCCTCCTAATTCCAAACATGAACAGTGTATGACGTACGCTGCATCATGGGAAAAGAACAGTTTGGATGTAAGTGCCAGTGTATGTAGAAACAGAAAAAAGATTTCCATTCTGCAAAGCCTGATTAAGAGGAATGTAGGATAATTCCTTGGGACCCTTTTCTCACAATTCATGACATGAATATTCAACGAAAATTTAAAAAACACACGACATGAATGATGCACCATTTAAGAAATAACTACTGGATTTGAATGAAATGAGAACTACATATGGATCTGAAGTCTGAACATCTCAAAAGAAAACGGATGGATCTGATGATCCGAAAACACAGGGGAGAAAAGGCAGAAAAGAAATTCAGTAGAACTATGAGCAATGATAATTTACCTAAGTCCTTGTCAGTTTCAAACATGGTTGATACTTGGCATGATTCTTGCTCACTGCAATTAGAGCAGTGATGTTTAAAGGACAGTATAGAATCTACATCTGGAATGTGATAAGACAAAAAAAATGTTTGTTGTGGGTATTTGCAATCCAATGCTTTACATGAGGTGATGCAGGGGTTTCAGCATGACGATGGTTCAAATTTGATAAAAAGCAGGGGCCTGCTAAGCCATGGCAATGATATTCAACCCTAACACGAGCTCAAGCTGAACCACCTTGAGAAGCTTCCTTACTTTTGTTAAGCTCAAAATTCCAGAACAACATGTATGAGCGCAAACTAACACAAAACTGCACTTAAGCTTTCACAGAGCTGCACAAAGCTTGGCGAGGTTATCACAAAAGTACACTCTTTAGGTAATCCTGTTACCAACAGCATCTGACCAGATCAACGGGGCAAACCTTGTGGAGGCAATACAGGCACCATGACTTGTGTAGCTAACCTGTGGAACTGGATGGTTTCATGGTCAGATCCTATTAAACAAATGGGAGCCCCTAGAGAGCCCAATCTTGTGGCAGCCTTGGCAATCAGTATATTTCCTCATTATTGGTGGCTCTTAAGTTTACCTCCAATGTAGAAAATAAAGAGGCTATTTAAGCTATTTAAATGAACAAAGGCACAAGGCATTTAGCTGAGAATACATATATGGGTTACAAGATATTCTGTCTGGTTGGATTTTTAATACAAGTAGTAAGTTTTGTGAAAAAGGGCATGTTTTTACCTGGCTTCTAAGTGTTCATTATCATTTCTTTCATAGCTTGACTATCTGTCAGAAAATGCAACAAGCTGATCCATTCCTTTTACCTGCGCGGGTCGTTGCATCTGTCTACTTGTCCCCCTCCTCTTTTGATGCTTTCCTAAGACTTAATATGACACCTCCGCTAAGACAGGTGGTAACAATAGCAAGTGAAGCTTCTGTTGGAATATGATAACCTGCCATAAGTAGAAACCCATAATTAAATGAGACGAAAAAAAGTTAAAAGCCAGCAATATCCGGAGAGATTAAAACATTTGGTGAACAATGAATATTAAAGTAAGAAAATAAGAGCTAGTTGATGGTTCTAATTGCTTACCAAAAAAGTCAAAGATCATCTTTGTCCCTATGAAGCCCAAAACGACACCAATAGCAGGCTGCAGAGCAAATTGCCAATAGCAGTAAGTGGTACATTCAGATAATAGAGTAATATATGAACCTGTTTATTCATCGACCACTCACAATTACAAATAATACAGGAGGTTCAAAAGTTAATAACAATAATCCAATACCATCAGTTACCACTAGCATGGACCTAATTTTCACAATGGGTGATGTAAAATTAAATGATTTGTTTGTTCTACTGTAAGATAACAACAGAAGGAAATAAATAATATCTAATTACTCAAAATTAAAAGGGAAATAACACAAGAAACCTTGCAATATTCACCTGTAGATACTCCAACTCGGCCATGCTTTCAGAAATGAGCACGTACAGTGACCGCAAACCTACATGGTAATTGTTCCATAGGTTAACTCTCGACATTGTATGGAAGTGCAGAAAAAATGAAATATTCACAAGATTTCTACCAAGCTATGAATGCTAATAGTTGTATACCAAAAGCAAACAGACTGGATTTTTACCAGAAATAGCAAAAATATTTGATGATAGTATTATAAGTGGATCCCTTGTGACGccgaagactgctggtattgaGTCAATCTGTGGAACACAAGTGTTAATCCCTACACTTGGAGGttataaaatagaaaataaagTGCATGAAATAGCACGGGAAGGAACCTACAGCGAAAGCAATATCACTCAGCTCAATCACTGCCAAAGTCAAGAGTAATGGTGTGGCCTGCAGATATTAACCAAAAGAAGTAACACATCTTCAGGAACATACATAACCTCAATACCTTATGAAGAATTGGATATAAAAAAATTCCATGAAATTATCCATCCAACTAAGCATCTATGTTGTTGTAAACAGAAGCTTAACCATGGATGCTGAAATAGTAACACACTAAAACAATGGGGAATGCATAAAAGTTCCATATTTCCATATAGCTTTAGTAAATTATCCATCTTAAACTGGACAACACTTACTTTCCATAAGCCATCTTGACTAGTGAAAAACTGGTCATCATCATAATAATCTGAAAAGAGAGACAGAGGAATGAGTTCATGTTCATCAACACACCATGCAAGTGAATAATCTTGACTAGTGAAAATATGATGTAGTTCCAATTTCTAAGATATCTGATTCAAGAATTTGGGTGAGAAGCTAATCATTATGGATTTATGTCTATAATCTGGAGTGGACAGTGGAGCATTTTAATAACCTAAATAGCAGAATGGTAAGGAACACTGAAAATCGTACCAGTGACTGGAATGAACTTTCGGCATGTTTTCACAATGAAGTTATCGGATAGATcagattcttcttcttcttcagcaaATAGCTGCCATTATGTTAATACTACAGTATCAGTGTCATGGCCCTTATTTAATATCTCGAAGCTACTTAATGAAATTTTGTATGACTGTCTTGAAGAGCCTTTCCAACATCCATTGAAACAGGACTTTGCTTTTTCCACAAAGGGTAACTTTACAGGAAACAAGCAATTTACGAGCTTAGCAGTCTCATGAAGTTAACAGCGCATGCTAACCACTATTATGTTAATCGTAAAAACAAGGGAAAATAACCAAAGTTATACAAAAGGGGTTAGTGTGGCCCATCAATTTTCATGAAATGAACAGTCTTACCTTGTAAGAAGTGAATAGTAGGATCAAAGCCAACAGCAGGTTCACCGCCTCAAATTTCTACAGAACATGAGAATATTGTAACAGCTAATATAATACAAAAAACAAAAATATAAATGAGAGAACAATCAACCTGAATGGTAGCTACTCCAAGGACAATCATCACAGCCCGAAAGACCACTGCTCCAGCAATACCATAAGAAAGTACTCGGTTCTTGTTTCAGATATCAGAAATGGTGAGAAAAGGTACAAAGTACACTTGAACCTTAACTGTCACAATAGCTATTAAGCATACCTGGTATTCCTTTGGCACTTTGAAATACTTGAAAACCAGAACAAAAACAAAGAGATTGTCCACCGACAAACTCTGTTCCAATAAGTACCTGTTACATAACAGGACAAGATTATATTGTTGTGTATAGAGTTCAGGGAATGCATTTCCATGATCGACGTTGTTAAAATCGTGATCCTGAAACAGATATTCGGATGGGAATTCGAATGGTAGGATCGCAAGTTGTAAGATCATAACTACCTAGTATCGTAAAATCATGGATTCTACTGAATAAAATCGTAGAATCAACCGAATAAAATAAGATAGAATCGAGATTTTGACAACTATGGTCATGATTGATCtttttatataaaatttgataCAATGGAAAACACATCTTCAAATATACAAACCAGTAGTGTTTAAAAGAGTGATATTGGAATATGGAAACAGCAATATGCCTAGATGTATAATTAGTTCAGAAGtaactaactaaactaacttgCACAAAATAATGTAGGATCCATTCCATAGCAAACTCAAGTTAAAGCTAATATGCAGTGTTGCATGCTTCTCAAAAATGGGCTGTTATTCATATATGATCCTGAAATCCTAACGCAAAAGGGAGCAAAACTTATAACTATCTTGTAAAACAGTGTTGATGTTAACGATCACAAGATACACATATCACACACCCAGCAAAATACTCCGATGCCTTTTCAGCTCCATCCCTCAAAGCAATGCTAATTCCAAAAAGCACTGCAGCGAGAATCTGCACCAACCCAATAT from Panicum hallii strain FIL2 chromosome 3, PHallii_v3.1, whole genome shotgun sequence encodes:
- the LOC112884155 gene encoding thylakoid membrane protein TERC, chloroplastic; translated protein: MASAVAASTATRFLPHLPATWLRRARVTLLPSPLPWRSLAVTVAAASRRPGDGEGGGRGRTRRRRARGAEQEEGVSLSSEKETVNHTPGAQTKGTEPVLESSTTGKGSAIRRVTLVILAAVLFGISIALRDGAEKASEYFAGYLLEQSLSVDNLFVFVLVFKYFKVPKEYQNRVLSYGIAGAVVFRAVMIVLGVATIQKFEAVNLLLALILLFTSYKLFAEEEEESDLSDNFIVKTCRKFIPVTDYYDDDQFFTSQDGLWKATPLLLTLAVIELSDIAFAIDSIPAVFGVTRDPLIILSSNIFAISGLRSLYVLISESMAELEYLQPAIGVVLGFIGTKMIFDFFGYHIPTEASLAIVTTCLSGGVILSLRKASKEEGDK
- the LOC112884158 gene encoding uncharacterized protein LOC112884158 translates to MALSSPIRISLIVSFFGILAFVLGVIAENKKPAAGTPIPGKDVVICKFPSDPTLAMGSLSLVALVVAAIVGHVAIFFPYSGKSVPHGALFQSTSLTVFFIVAELVSALAIAMLLWATVTEGLHRSNTIHHDMNYQCPTAKTGLFGGAAFLALDAALFWLVCQMLALNARADYLDEDDNKGEYGQVYAAEVDASKV